The following proteins are co-located in the Flectobacillus major DSM 103 genome:
- the ppk1 gene encoding polyphosphate kinase 1, translating to MNSKQTPEEKRRLEKVINRSYDVIEKSDYISRDLSWLKFDERVLDQARDPRRNIFDRLKFLAITASNLDEFFSIRVGSLYNYIDYGKERSDYSGLREIPFKKTLMAAAQAFVQEKQRLYSEDIVPLCTENGFRIIKIGDLYNEELEKVTDYFSRTIYPMLTPMVFDQTHTFPSLLAKTLIFGVVTRIPNNEVDFVKTDGKGDSRKISFVQIPQNLKRFFVFERDEEVVFFPIEEIIRHEIWKLYKNVEIDSIALFRITRNGDFDVVEHEDSETDFIDEIKKKIKDRRLGRVTRVEIECDCSEWMLEMMMKRWKLEKDGIFFSNNLIDFTAFWQIIKHPEFKSKLQVQHAPVPPLGLTSMKQDDIFETMKQGDILLHHPYNNFEPVLQLLEQAAEDPHVLAIKITLYRISKNSRIADALLHAAENGKHVSVLFEVKARFDEENNIREALRLQNAGCFVIYGIPGLKTHTKLLQVIRNEGNKVVSYAHLSSGNYNEDTAKLYTDIGLLTTDDVITRDISEFFNVITGHSQPHSYKHLITAPREMRNKLVDMIRQEAKNAKAGLASGICIKINSLQDKITIDELYKASQAGVPIQLIVRGICCIRPQRKGLSDNITVRSIVGEFLEHTRIYYFHNNGDPKIYGGSADVMVRSFDRRIESLFEIVSKHVKQQAIHLLKWNLMDNVNTYEMQEDGSYRRCVNPEDFDVVPFDIHKEFFHVTIEDVMTAKIFDKATAPAPVEYESMS from the coding sequence ATGAATTCGAAACAAACACCAGAAGAAAAACGTCGTCTTGAAAAAGTCATAAATCGTTCTTATGACGTAATAGAAAAGTCAGACTATATTAGTAGAGATTTGAGCTGGCTAAAATTCGATGAAAGGGTATTAGACCAAGCACGCGACCCTCGCAGAAATATTTTTGATAGATTAAAGTTTTTAGCAATAACAGCCTCTAATCTTGACGAGTTTTTCTCGATTCGTGTGGGTTCGCTTTACAATTATATCGACTATGGCAAAGAGCGAAGCGACTATTCGGGTTTAAGAGAAATTCCTTTCAAAAAAACCCTTATGGCGGCTGCACAGGCTTTTGTTCAGGAAAAACAAAGGTTATATAGCGAAGACATTGTTCCTCTTTGTACCGAAAATGGCTTTCGTATCATTAAAATTGGCGATTTATATAACGAAGAATTGGAGAAGGTCACCGACTATTTTAGTCGTACTATTTACCCAATGCTTACGCCAATGGTATTTGATCAAACCCACACTTTTCCGAGTTTATTGGCTAAAACCCTGATTTTTGGGGTGGTAACACGTATTCCCAACAATGAGGTAGATTTTGTGAAAACTGATGGAAAAGGCGATAGCCGAAAAATCAGTTTTGTACAAATCCCTCAAAACCTAAAACGCTTTTTTGTTTTTGAACGTGACGAGGAAGTAGTGTTTTTCCCGATTGAGGAAATTATCCGTCATGAAATCTGGAAATTATACAAAAACGTTGAGATTGATTCTATTGCTCTTTTTAGAATTACCCGCAATGGAGATTTTGATGTAGTTGAACACGAAGATTCGGAAACAGATTTTATCGACGAAATCAAGAAGAAAATCAAAGACCGTCGACTTGGACGTGTAACACGTGTAGAAATAGAATGCGACTGCTCGGAATGGATGCTCGAAATGATGATGAAGCGATGGAAACTAGAAAAAGATGGTATTTTCTTTTCTAATAACCTGATTGACTTTACGGCTTTCTGGCAAATTATTAAACATCCTGAGTTTAAGTCAAAATTACAGGTACAACACGCTCCTGTACCTCCGCTTGGTCTTACGTCGATGAAGCAAGACGATATTTTTGAGACCATGAAGCAAGGTGATATTTTGTTGCATCATCCTTACAATAATTTTGAGCCTGTTTTACAGCTTTTAGAACAAGCTGCCGAAGACCCACATGTATTGGCAATCAAAATTACGTTGTATCGTATTTCCAAAAATTCGAGAATTGCCGATGCCCTTTTGCACGCTGCCGAAAATGGCAAGCACGTTTCGGTATTGTTTGAAGTGAAGGCTCGTTTTGACGAAGAAAATAATATCCGAGAAGCTCTTCGCCTCCAAAATGCTGGCTGTTTTGTAATTTATGGTATTCCAGGGCTAAAAACCCATACCAAACTATTGCAGGTAATCCGCAATGAAGGCAACAAAGTGGTAAGTTATGCACACTTATCGTCGGGCAACTATAATGAAGATACAGCCAAATTATATACAGATATTGGCTTGTTGACTACCGACGATGTAATAACACGTGATATTTCAGAGTTTTTCAATGTTATTACGGGGCATTCTCAGCCACATAGCTACAAACATTTGATTACAGCTCCACGAGAAATGCGTAATAAATTGGTAGATATGATTCGTCAAGAAGCCAAAAATGCAAAAGCAGGATTGGCAAGTGGTATTTGTATCAAAATCAACTCATTACAAGACAAAATCACCATCGACGAATTATACAAAGCTTCGCAGGCGGGTGTACCTATTCAATTGATTGTTCGTGGTATTTGCTGTATTCGTCCACAAAGAAAAGGCTTATCTGACAACATTACGGTGCGGTCGATTGTGGGTGAGTTTTTGGAGCATACTCGTATTTATTATTTCCATAACAATGGCGACCCCAAAATTTATGGTGGCTCGGCCGATGTTATGGTACGAAGTTTTGACAGAAGAATAGAATCTCTTTTTGAAATTGTGAGCAAGCATGTCAAGCAACAAGCTATTCATCTTTTGAAATGGAACTTGATGGACAATGTCAATACCTACGAAATGCAAGAAGATGGCTCATACCGTCGTTGTGTCAATCCTGAAGACTTTGATGTTGTACCATTTGATATTCATAAAGAGTTCTTTCACGTAACAATAGAGGATGTAATGACGGCCAAAATTTTTGATAAGGCCACTGCTCCTGCCCCTGTAGAATACGAAAGTATGTCTTAG
- a CDS encoding YbhB/YbcL family Raf kinase inhibitor-like protein produces the protein MLRSKLLLLLLLLCAFAGVNAQTFTLKSNDIGGQFTKKQEFNGFGCSGENISPQLLWENAPEGTKSFAITVYDPDAPTGSGFWHWVVFDIPANIKELKAGAGDLSKGLSPKGAIQSVTSYGAKGFGGACPPVGHGIHQYIFTVHALKTDKLGLDENTNPSIVGYYLWQNTLAKASIVSYYSR, from the coding sequence ATGTTACGCTCAAAATTACTGCTTTTATTACTCCTATTATGTGCTTTTGCAGGAGTAAATGCCCAAACATTCACTTTAAAAAGTAATGATATTGGAGGACAATTCACCAAAAAACAAGAATTTAATGGCTTTGGCTGTAGTGGTGAAAATATTTCACCGCAGTTACTTTGGGAAAATGCTCCAGAAGGTACAAAAAGCTTTGCTATTACGGTTTATGACCCCGATGCTCCAACGGGTAGTGGTTTTTGGCATTGGGTAGTATTTGATATTCCTGCTAACATCAAAGAATTAAAAGCGGGTGCTGGCGACCTTAGCAAAGGATTAAGCCCTAAAGGTGCAATTCAAAGTGTTACTAGCTACGGAGCAAAAGGATTTGGCGGAGCTTGTCCTCCTGTGGGTCATGGTATTCACCAATACATATTTACAGTACATGCTCTCAAAACCGATAAATTAGGCTTAGATGAAAACACCAACCCTTCTATTGTGGGTTATTACCTGTGGCAAAATACATTGGCAAAAGCTTCAATTGTATCGTACTACAGCCGCTAG
- a CDS encoding helix-turn-helix domain-containing protein: MELHIIPNQLFPQNPPHDINIFDYHVNEHNINNKVSLQQNVFSFLVQGEKKVHFSENTVTINPSQALLMASGNCLMSECLGESRFYQSILLFFSQKNVADFLLKYPLPSTYTKPKKYIKPFFIIEKDDFILHFIESLKYFLNSNTTVSERMLHIKLEEILLYLQEKYGQSFVQFLVELPVNNQEISFRTVVENNLYANLSLDEMAFLCNMSLSTFKRHFQQIYHESPGKWLQSKRLAKAKEILTKGEATASEIFFDFGYENLSNFSAAFKHQFGISPRQV, encoded by the coding sequence ATGGAACTACATATTATTCCTAATCAGCTATTTCCCCAAAATCCACCTCATGATATAAACATATTCGATTATCATGTAAATGAGCATAATATCAACAACAAAGTGAGCCTGCAACAAAATGTATTTAGTTTCTTGGTTCAGGGCGAAAAAAAGGTGCATTTTTCTGAAAATACAGTAACTATCAACCCAAGCCAAGCCCTACTAATGGCTTCGGGCAATTGTCTGATGTCGGAATGCTTGGGTGAGTCTCGTTTTTATCAAAGTATCTTACTTTTTTTCTCGCAAAAAAACGTAGCTGATTTTTTGTTGAAATACCCATTACCGAGTACTTATACCAAGCCCAAAAAATACATCAAGCCCTTTTTTATCATCGAAAAAGATGATTTCATACTGCATTTTATTGAATCACTCAAGTATTTCCTCAATAGCAATACTACTGTTTCCGAGCGTATGTTGCATATCAAGCTCGAAGAAATATTATTGTATTTACAAGAAAAATACGGACAGTCGTTTGTCCAGTTTCTTGTAGAACTACCTGTAAATAACCAAGAAATATCCTTTAGAACGGTCGTTGAAAACAATCTTTATGCCAACCTAAGCCTCGACGAAATGGCTTTTCTCTGCAACATGAGCCTTTCTACTTTCAAGCGGCATTTTCAACAAATCTATCATGAAAGTCCAGGCAAGTGGCTTCAAAGCAAACGCCTTGCCAAGGCCAAAGAAATACTGACCAAAGGCGAAGCTACAGCATCAGAGATTTTCTTTGATTTTGGCTACGAAAATCTATCCAATTTTAGTGCAGCCTTCAAGCACCAATTTGGCATAAGCCCAAGACAAGTATAA
- the gyrB gene encoding DNA topoisomerase (ATP-hydrolyzing) subunit B, whose product MSEIQEPLDNSRANYGADNIQVLEGLEAVRKRPSMYIGDTGVKGLHHLIWEVVDNSIDEALAGHCDTIDVTINEDNSITVADNGRGIPTGMHTKEKKSALEVVMTVLHAGGKFDKDTYKVSGGLHGVGVSCVNALSTDLKVTVHREGKIFQQEYKIGVPQYPVKEIGVTDRTGTTVHFKPDDTIFSVTEYKYETVAGRLRELSFLNAGIKIFLKDLRDLDENGAPKSDDFFSEGGLREFVTYLDSTREKLIPEPIYMEGDKNGVPVQVAMMYNTSYSENVVSYVNNINTIEGGTHVAGFRGALTRTLKNYADKSGALDKLKIDIAGDDFREGLTAVISVKVAEPQFEGQTKTKLGNGEVSGAVSAAMSDMLETWLEEHPKEARQIVAKVILAAQARHAARKAREMVQRKTVLGGNSLPGKLADCSDSDPVGCELYLVEGDSAGGTAKQGRNRAYQAILPLRGKILNVEKAQEYKIYENEEIKNMITALGVSFGKDGDERALNIEKLRYHKIIIMTDADVDGSHIRTLILTFFFRYMKDLVDNGYIYIAQPPLYLVKRGQQSRYCWTEQQRDVAVRELGGDKESAVGVQRYKGLGEMNAEQLWETTMNPETRTLKQVNIESAAEADHLFSMLMGDEVAPRRDFIEKNAKYAKVDV is encoded by the coding sequence ATGTCAGAAATTCAAGAACCATTAGACAATAGTAGAGCAAATTATGGTGCCGATAACATCCAAGTATTGGAAGGCTTGGAGGCAGTAAGAAAACGTCCTTCGATGTATATCGGCGACACAGGTGTGAAAGGTCTTCACCACCTTATTTGGGAGGTTGTCGACAACTCCATTGATGAAGCCTTGGCTGGCCATTGCGACACCATTGATGTAACCATCAACGAAGATAATTCTATTACAGTAGCCGATAACGGTCGTGGTATTCCTACGGGAATGCACACAAAAGAAAAGAAATCTGCTCTTGAAGTCGTAATGACGGTACTTCACGCAGGTGGTAAGTTTGATAAAGATACCTACAAGGTTTCGGGTGGTTTGCACGGTGTAGGGGTTTCGTGTGTAAATGCCTTGTCTACCGACCTCAAAGTAACGGTTCATCGTGAAGGAAAAATCTTCCAACAAGAGTACAAAATCGGCGTTCCGCAGTATCCTGTCAAAGAAATAGGCGTAACAGACCGTACAGGAACAACCGTTCACTTCAAGCCAGACGATACGATTTTCTCAGTAACTGAATACAAATACGAAACAGTGGCTGGCCGTTTGCGTGAGCTTTCGTTTTTGAATGCAGGTATCAAAATATTCTTGAAAGACCTTCGTGATTTAGACGAAAATGGTGCTCCTAAAAGCGATGATTTCTTCTCGGAAGGTGGCTTGCGTGAGTTTGTAACCTACTTGGATTCAACGCGTGAAAAGCTGATCCCTGAGCCTATTTATATGGAAGGCGACAAAAATGGCGTACCTGTACAAGTAGCCATGATGTACAATACTTCTTATTCTGAAAATGTAGTTTCTTATGTAAACAATATCAATACCATAGAAGGCGGTACACACGTGGCTGGTTTTCGTGGGGCATTGACTCGTACATTGAAAAACTACGCCGATAAGTCGGGGGCTTTGGACAAACTCAAAATTGATATTGCTGGTGATGACTTCCGTGAAGGACTTACTGCCGTAATTTCGGTTAAAGTAGCCGAGCCGCAGTTTGAAGGCCAAACCAAAACCAAATTAGGTAATGGCGAGGTTTCAGGTGCTGTATCGGCAGCTATGTCGGATATGCTCGAAACATGGCTAGAAGAACACCCTAAAGAAGCTCGCCAGATTGTTGCTAAGGTTATTTTGGCAGCACAAGCTCGCCATGCGGCTCGTAAAGCCCGTGAAATGGTACAGCGTAAAACAGTTTTGGGCGGTAATTCTCTCCCTGGAAAATTGGCCGACTGCTCAGACAGCGACCCCGTTGGATGCGAATTATACCTCGTAGAAGGGGACTCGGCTGGTGGTACAGCCAAACAAGGCCGTAACCGTGCTTACCAAGCTATTTTGCCCTTGCGTGGTAAAATCTTGAATGTTGAGAAAGCTCAAGAATACAAAATCTACGAAAACGAAGAAATCAAGAACATGATTACGGCTCTTGGGGTAAGCTTCGGTAAAGATGGCGATGAAAGAGCCTTGAATATCGAAAAACTTCGCTACCACAAAATCATCATCATGACCGATGCCGATGTCGATGGTTCTCACATCAGAACCTTGATTTTGACATTCTTCTTCCGATATATGAAAGATTTGGTCGATAATGGTTATATCTATATCGCTCAGCCTCCTTTATACTTAGTAAAAAGAGGTCAGCAGTCTCGCTATTGCTGGACAGAACAACAACGTGATGTGGCCGTTCGGGAATTGGGTGGCGACAAAGAAAGTGCTGTTGGTGTACAACGTTATAAGGGTCTTGGTGAAATGAATGCCGAACAACTCTGGGAAACTACCATGAACCCTGAAACACGTACTCTAAAACAAGTAAATATTGAATCGGCTGCCGAGGCTGACCACTTGTTCTCGATGTTGATGGGCGATGAAGTTGCTCCTCGTCGTGATTTTATTGAGAAAAATGCCAAATATGCAAAAGTAGACGTTTAG